Proteins encoded within one genomic window of Chlorobaculum sp. MV4-Y:
- the hisC gene encoding histidinol-phosphate transaminase codes for MKRDLRAILNPALEHIETYKVEGGQEAEVKLNQNENPFDLPSWLKDKILDQFRLEPWNRYPDILPYRGMAAYASFLGVSPESVIMSNGSNEMLYTIFMACLGAGRKVLIPEPSFSLYDKLARLQQAEVVEVLMHDDLSFDVDAIIEAARREKVDFIVLSTPNNPTSKSLTHSQIERIVDAADAIVLVDEAYVEFSREQSALDLIGRYPNLIVLRTMSKALALAGMRIGFAIANPELLAEISKPKIPFASSRLAEITLLEVLQNYSLVTDAVKYILGERARIEAELAGIPGVYTFESDTNFLIIRVANASEVFRKLKEAGVLVRNVSSYPLMENCLRFNVGIKEENDRLLELLKNL; via the coding sequence ATGAAAAGAGATCTCAGGGCCATACTCAATCCCGCTCTGGAGCATATCGAGACTTATAAGGTCGAGGGTGGCCAGGAGGCTGAGGTCAAGCTGAACCAGAACGAGAACCCCTTCGATCTGCCCTCGTGGCTCAAGGACAAAATTCTCGACCAGTTCCGCCTGGAGCCCTGGAACCGCTATCCCGATATTCTGCCTTACCGTGGTATGGCGGCCTATGCGTCGTTTCTTGGCGTGTCGCCGGAGTCGGTGATCATGAGCAATGGCTCGAACGAGATGCTCTACACCATCTTCATGGCTTGCCTCGGCGCTGGTCGCAAGGTGCTCATTCCCGAGCCTTCGTTTTCGCTCTACGACAAGCTGGCGCGTCTCCAGCAGGCCGAGGTTGTCGAGGTGCTGATGCATGACGATCTCTCCTTTGACGTCGATGCGATTATCGAAGCCGCCAGGCGCGAGAAGGTTGATTTTATCGTACTCTCCACGCCGAACAATCCGACCAGCAAGTCGCTGACGCACAGCCAGATCGAACGCATTGTCGATGCTGCCGACGCCATCGTGCTGGTTGACGAAGCTTACGTCGAGTTCTCACGGGAGCAGTCAGCGCTTGACCTGATCGGCCGTTACCCGAACCTGATTGTGCTACGTACCATGTCCAAAGCGCTTGCGCTCGCCGGAATGCGTATCGGCTTCGCGATTGCCAATCCGGAGCTGCTGGCTGAAATCTCCAAACCGAAGATTCCCTTCGCCTCCAGCCGACTGGCCGAAATCACCCTGCTAGAGGTGCTCCAAAACTATTCCCTCGTGACCGACGCCGTGAAGTACATCCTCGGCGAGCGAGCGCGCATCGAGGCGGAGTTGGCAGGAATTCCTGGCGTCTATACCTTCGAGAGCGACACCAACTTCCTCATCATCCGCGTCGCTAACGCATCCGAGGTGTTCAGAAAGCTGAAAGAGGCTGGAGTGCTGGTTCGGAACGTATCGAGCTACCCGCTCATGGAGAACTGCCTCCGCTTCAACGTCGGTATCAAGGAGGAGAATGACCGCTTGCTGGAGCTGCTGAAAAATCTCTGA
- a CDS encoding RNA methyltransferase has translation MASFRQLAGEEMGRLTPETYGATDRHPVTLMLHNIRSMWNVGAMFRTADAAGIEEIVITGYTATPPRKEIDKTALGAQETVPWRHFADPVEAITVLKGEGKKIFGLEIAENSRSYSSLTADDFPLALIVGNEVEGIGDALLSHCDGVIEIPQYGVKHSLNVAVAAGVALFECVRVFRKHG, from the coding sequence ATGGCAAGTTTCAGGCAGTTGGCGGGTGAAGAGATGGGGCGGCTGACGCCTGAGACCTATGGTGCAACCGACCGTCATCCGGTGACGCTCATGCTACACAACATCCGCAGCATGTGGAACGTCGGCGCCATGTTCCGGACAGCCGACGCGGCGGGCATCGAGGAGATCGTCATCACCGGTTACACGGCCACGCCGCCCCGCAAGGAGATCGACAAGACCGCGCTCGGCGCGCAGGAGACGGTTCCGTGGCGACACTTCGCTGATCCGGTCGAGGCCATCACGGTACTGAAAGGGGAGGGTAAAAAGATTTTCGGACTTGAAATCGCCGAGAACAGCCGAAGCTACAGTTCGCTGACGGCGGACGATTTTCCGCTGGCGCTGATCGTGGGCAACGAGGTCGAGGGTATTGGCGACGCGCTGCTCAGCCACTGCGACGGTGTGATCGAGATTCCGCAATATGGCGTGAAGCATTCACTGAACGTGGCGGTGGCTGCCGGAGTGGCGCTTTTCGAGTGCGTTCGGGTGTTCAGGAAGCATGGTTGA
- a CDS encoding alpha/beta fold hydrolase, whose protein sequence is MLHYKTHVIAEDAPWVVFVHGAGGSSSIWFLQIKEFVKHFNVLLVDLRGHGRSKHITTSKEVRHYNFEVITRDIIEVLDALQIQQAHFIGISLGTIIIRNLGELSPERVASMVMGGAIIRLNVRAKVLVAVGNFFKSLVPYMWLYSFFAWIIMPKARHRKSRIMFVNEAKKVAQKEFMRWFTLTYELNPLLKYFEEKDTGIPTLYLMGDEDYMFLPAVEYIVNRHTNSYLQVISNSGHVCNIDQPQEFNSRAIKFLCNVSLQSLPESVDTMPQLAAV, encoded by the coding sequence ATGCTACACTACAAAACACATGTGATTGCCGAAGATGCTCCGTGGGTGGTGTTCGTGCATGGTGCCGGAGGAAGCTCCTCCATCTGGTTTTTGCAGATCAAGGAGTTCGTCAAACACTTCAACGTCCTTCTGGTCGATCTTCGCGGCCACGGTCGCTCCAAGCATATCACCACGTCCAAAGAGGTGCGGCATTACAACTTCGAGGTGATCACGCGCGACATCATCGAGGTGCTCGACGCCCTGCAAATCCAGCAGGCGCATTTCATCGGTATCTCTCTTGGCACCATCATCATCAGAAATCTCGGCGAGCTGTCCCCGGAGCGGGTGGCGTCGATGGTGATGGGGGGCGCGATCATCCGCCTCAATGTGCGGGCCAAGGTTCTGGTGGCTGTCGGCAATTTTTTCAAAAGCCTGGTGCCTTACATGTGGCTCTACAGTTTCTTCGCGTGGATTATCATGCCAAAAGCCCGCCACCGCAAGTCCCGCATCATGTTCGTGAACGAAGCCAAGAAGGTTGCGCAGAAGGAGTTCATGCGCTGGTTCACGCTCACCTACGAACTCAATCCGCTGCTCAAATATTTTGAAGAGAAGGATACCGGCATTCCGACGCTCTATCTCATGGGCGACGAGGATTACATGTTCTTGCCGGCGGTCGAGTATATTGTCAACCGCCACACCAATTCCTACCTTCAGGTCATCAGCAATTCGGGGCATGTTTGCAACATTGACCAGCCCCAGGAGTTCAATTCACGCGCGATCAAATTCCTCTGTAACGTCAGCTTGCAGTCTCTGCCCGAAAGTGTTGACACCATGCCTCAACTCGCCGCTGTTTAA
- the pth gene encoding aminoacyl-tRNA hydrolase: MKLIVGLGNPELRHAATRHNIGFDVIDHLAGSSPFSSGKGNFRFTKIAAPGGPLILVKPMTYMNLSGHAVVAAMNFWKIQREDLLVICDDVNIPLGTIRIRAKGSAGGQNGLKHIIQSLGSEEFARLRVGVGGENMPASLSSFVLSKFTAEERKCIDKVMPVCANAVLDFASLGVEHAMTKYNGQVC, translated from the coding sequence ATGAAACTTATCGTCGGCCTTGGCAACCCGGAACTTCGGCATGCGGCAACGAGGCATAATATCGGCTTCGACGTCATCGACCATCTTGCGGGAAGCTCGCCGTTTTCGTCGGGCAAGGGCAATTTCCGGTTCACGAAAATCGCCGCGCCCGGCGGGCCGCTGATTCTTGTCAAGCCGATGACCTACATGAACCTGTCGGGTCATGCCGTCGTGGCGGCGATGAATTTCTGGAAAATCCAGCGGGAGGACTTACTGGTGATTTGCGACGATGTGAACATTCCGCTGGGTACCATACGGATTCGGGCGAAAGGTTCGGCGGGCGGACAGAACGGACTGAAGCACATCATCCAGAGCCTCGGCAGCGAGGAGTTCGCGCGGCTGCGCGTCGGGGTTGGCGGAGAAAACATGCCCGCCTCACTCTCGTCGTTTGTGCTGTCGAAATTTACAGCTGAAGAGCGCAAATGCATCGACAAGGTGATGCCGGTGTGCGCCAACGCAGTGCTCGACTTCGCCTCGCTGGGCGTCGAACATGCAATGACAAAATATAACGGGCAGGTCTGTTAA
- a CDS encoding FAD/NAD(P)-binding protein has translation MIYSPFPMRVVSKRQEAPGVNTLRLEFVKEEDHEFFKANYRTGMFGLYGVFGEGESTFCVASPETRKEYIECTFRQSGRVTSTLANTDAGDIVTFRGPYGNRFPIEGFEGKNLLFIAGGIALPPTRSVIWSCLDQREKYKDVTIVYGARTVADLVYKNELDEWKQRDDVRLVLTVDPGGETPDWQDHVGFVPTVLEQAAPSPENTIAVLCGPPIMIKFTLAALEKLGFTAENVYTTLENRMKCGVGKCGRCNVGSVYICKEGPVFTAAEVQAMPQADL, from the coding sequence ATGATCTACAGCCCGTTTCCGATGCGGGTTGTGTCGAAGCGTCAGGAAGCCCCCGGCGTCAACACGCTCAGGCTTGAATTCGTCAAAGAGGAGGATCACGAGTTCTTCAAGGCTAATTACCGAACCGGTATGTTCGGCCTCTACGGCGTCTTCGGCGAGGGCGAAAGCACCTTCTGCGTCGCCAGCCCGGAGACCCGCAAGGAGTACATCGAATGTACCTTCCGGCAGTCAGGGCGCGTCACTTCGACGCTCGCCAACACCGACGCAGGCGACATCGTGACCTTCCGCGGCCCGTACGGCAACCGCTTTCCGATCGAAGGCTTTGAAGGCAAAAACCTGCTCTTCATCGCAGGCGGCATTGCCCTTCCCCCGACGCGCAGCGTCATCTGGTCGTGCCTCGACCAGCGGGAAAAGTACAAGGACGTGACGATTGTCTATGGCGCGAGAACCGTGGCCGACCTCGTCTATAAGAACGAGCTCGACGAATGGAAACAGCGCGACGACGTGCGTCTCGTGCTCACGGTCGATCCCGGAGGCGAAACCCCGGACTGGCAGGATCACGTCGGCTTCGTGCCGACGGTGCTGGAGCAAGCCGCCCCGTCACCGGAGAACACCATTGCCGTGCTCTGTGGGCCGCCGATCATGATCAAGTTCACGCTCGCAGCGCTCGAAAAACTCGGGTTCACGGCAGAAAACGTTTACACCACGCTTGAAAACCGCATGAAATGCGGCGTAGGCAAATGCGGCCGCTGCAACGTCGGCTCAGTATACATCTGCAAAGAGGGTCCGGTCTTCACCGCCGCCGAAGTGCAGGCCATGCCACAAGCGGATCTTTAA
- a CDS encoding 4Fe-4S dicluster domain-containing protein — protein MTRILPKNKLDDCLGAWQKAGFSVLAPVKRHEMSTFGEVQKASDMVLDLVLTERTIKDQFFPQTEPLIKYKISKQQIDSETMTPPEQKRVFFGVRPCDASGLAIDDPLFGWDYKDDYWFKRRNNSVIVTIACSQADDFCMCTSVKLSPDSTKGADVMLRPLSDGSGWQVEAMTDRGTALLDTISSLLQESSAEAAPLPQVAEKFDLEKVMAWLGDKENFESQFWKDIALRCVGCGSCTFLCPTCHCFDIQDEGDTYQGIRRKNWDSCSFPLFTMHTSGHNPRNTQSTRWRQRIMHKFSYYRGKFGVNSCTGCGRCTRQCPVDMGITETLQAITNLPR, from the coding sequence ATGACCAGAATACTTCCCAAGAATAAACTCGACGACTGCCTTGGCGCGTGGCAAAAAGCCGGATTCAGCGTGCTCGCGCCCGTGAAGCGCCACGAAATGAGCACCTTCGGCGAGGTTCAGAAAGCCAGCGACATGGTCCTCGACCTCGTGCTGACCGAGCGCACCATCAAGGATCAGTTTTTCCCGCAGACCGAGCCGCTCATCAAGTACAAGATCAGCAAGCAGCAGATCGACAGCGAAACCATGACGCCGCCCGAACAGAAGCGAGTCTTCTTCGGCGTCCGCCCATGCGACGCTTCGGGCCTCGCCATTGACGACCCACTTTTCGGATGGGACTACAAGGACGACTACTGGTTCAAACGCCGCAACAACTCGGTGATCGTCACCATCGCCTGCTCGCAGGCCGACGACTTCTGCATGTGCACCTCGGTGAAGCTCTCGCCCGACAGCACCAAAGGCGCAGACGTGATGCTCCGCCCGCTCTCGGACGGCAGCGGCTGGCAGGTCGAGGCGATGACCGACCGGGGCACGGCGCTTCTCGACACCATTTCGTCGCTCTTGCAGGAGAGTTCCGCTGAAGCGGCACCCCTGCCGCAGGTCGCAGAAAAGTTCGATCTCGAAAAGGTGATGGCGTGGCTCGGCGACAAGGAGAACTTCGAAAGCCAGTTCTGGAAAGACATCGCCCTGCGCTGCGTCGGCTGCGGAAGCTGCACCTTCCTCTGCCCCACCTGCCACTGCTTCGACATCCAGGACGAGGGCGACACCTATCAGGGCATCCGTCGCAAAAACTGGGACAGTTGCTCCTTCCCGCTCTTCACGATGCACACCTCCGGCCACAATCCGAGAAACACGCAATCGACCCGGTGGCGACAGCGCATCATGCACAAGTTCAGCTACTACCGCGGCAAGTTCGGCGTCAACAGTTGCACCGGCTGTGGCCGCTGCACCCGCCAGTGCCCGGTGGACATGGGTATTACCGAAACTCTGCAAGCGATTACAAATTTACCGAGGTGA
- a CDS encoding 4Fe-4S dicluster domain-containing protein: MGIQEQYRSEAAALLSSGEVKLVIGFGAGSTADRRRPLFARTPEEAEKFVLDAACIANLSTYLVAEGLLSDGKKVGVFLKPDGIRSVNILISEAQLKPEQVVILGYAIENGKDVVPLEGRNISDFSIGEKIRNHTPPPHVIEAAEKIEAMSAEERFEYWKEEFSKCIKCYACRQVCPMCYCRRCIVDVNQPQWISTSSHTLGNFEWNLVRAFHLAGRCAACGACDRACPVNIPLRLVNYRMGKEVRSAFDYVAGENSDQKPVLASFKQDDPETFIL; the protein is encoded by the coding sequence ATGGGAATACAGGAACAATACAGAAGTGAAGCCGCCGCGTTGCTCTCGTCTGGCGAGGTGAAGCTGGTCATCGGCTTCGGCGCAGGTTCGACCGCCGACCGCCGCCGTCCACTCTTCGCCCGCACGCCCGAAGAGGCCGAGAAGTTCGTGCTCGACGCGGCCTGCATCGCCAACCTCTCGACTTATCTGGTCGCCGAAGGCTTGCTTTCGGACGGCAAGAAAGTCGGGGTTTTCCTCAAACCGGACGGCATCCGCAGCGTCAATATTCTCATCTCCGAAGCCCAGCTCAAGCCGGAGCAGGTGGTGATTCTCGGTTACGCCATCGAGAACGGCAAGGATGTCGTACCACTCGAAGGACGAAACATTTCGGATTTCAGCATTGGCGAAAAAATCCGAAACCACACGCCACCGCCACACGTCATCGAAGCCGCCGAAAAAATCGAAGCGATGAGCGCGGAAGAGCGTTTCGAGTACTGGAAAGAGGAGTTCTCGAAGTGCATCAAGTGCTACGCCTGCCGCCAGGTCTGCCCGATGTGCTACTGCCGCCGCTGCATCGTGGACGTCAACCAGCCGCAGTGGATCAGCACCTCGTCGCACACCCTCGGCAACTTCGAATGGAACCTCGTCCGCGCCTTCCACCTGGCCGGACGCTGCGCAGCCTGTGGCGCGTGCGACCGCGCCTGCCCGGTGAACATCCCGCTCCGGCTCGTCAACTACCGCATGGGCAAGGAGGTGCGCAGCGCCTTCGATTACGTCGCTGGCGAAAACAGCGACCAGAAACCGGTGCTCGCGAGCTTCAAGCAGGACGACCCCGAGACCTTCATTCTTTAA
- a CDS encoding hydrogenase iron-sulfur subunit has product MSEPFEPKIVAFVCTYCTYAGADLAGTSRLKYAPNVRIVRLPCTGRISPMFILKALQKGADSVLVSGCHPGDCHFTAGNYHARRRWTVFRALLAFTGIPEERIRFSWISAAEGAKFAELINEITDNTRKLGPFTQYQELQKVIETQSSY; this is encoded by the coding sequence ATGAGCGAACCATTTGAACCGAAAATCGTGGCTTTTGTCTGCACCTACTGCACCTACGCCGGTGCCGACCTCGCGGGCACGAGCCGTCTGAAATACGCGCCGAACGTCAGAATCGTGCGTCTGCCCTGCACGGGACGCATCAGCCCGATGTTCATCCTCAAAGCTTTGCAGAAAGGAGCCGATTCTGTGCTGGTGAGCGGTTGCCATCCCGGTGACTGCCACTTCACCGCGGGCAACTACCACGCCCGCCGCCGCTGGACGGTCTTCCGCGCCCTGCTCGCCTTCACCGGCATTCCGGAAGAGCGCATCCGCTTCTCGTGGATCAGCGCCGCCGAGGGGGCCAAGTTCGCCGAACTCATCAACGAGATCACCGACAACACCCGCAAGCTCGGCCCGTTCACGCAGTACCAGGAGCTGCAGAAAGTCATCGAAACCCAGTCTTCGTACTAA
- a CDS encoding CoB--CoM heterodisulfide reductase iron-sulfur subunit A family protein, whose amino-acid sequence MAKIGVFVCHCGENIASKVDTGNLVKALSDHPGVEICNEYKYFCSDPGQETVKRAIRENNLTGVVVAACSPRMHETTFRKACAEAGLNPYMLELANIREQCSWVHSDKDQATEKAIEITRSLVEKVKRNNELKPISVPVTRRALVIGGGIAGIQAALDIAGAGREVILVEREPSIGGHMSQLSETFPTLDCSQCILTPRMVEAIQHPNIKVLTYSEVEEVDGYIGNFKVKVRKKTRYVDMDKCTGCGDCIQKCPVKKIPSEFECGIGNRTAIYTPFAQAVPNVPVIDKNRCTYFKNGKCKICQKTCQIENCIDFEMQDTFEEFEIGAIVVATGFQIQDTSVYGEYGYGKYKDVITGLSFERLASASGPTGGVIKRPSDGKVPDTIVFIQCAGSRDPSKGVKYCSKICCMYTAKHAMLYAHKHHGSNSKIFYMDIRAAGKGYDEFTRRAIEEDEAEYLRGRVSKVFEENGKLIVRGVDTLLGKPVEVAADMVVLATAIVPQPDAKEFAKRIGIGYDEYGFYNEAHLKLRPVETATAGIYLCGACQSPKDIPDSVAQASAAAAKVLGLFSREQLEREPVVAAVGESTCAGCWGCVYACPYNAIEQKEIRDRNGNLVKEVASVNPGLCQGCGTCVTFCRSNSIDLAGFTEKQIFAEVMAL is encoded by the coding sequence ATGGCTAAAATAGGAGTCTTCGTCTGTCACTGCGGTGAAAATATCGCCTCGAAGGTCGATACGGGCAACCTTGTCAAGGCATTGTCCGACCATCCCGGCGTGGAAATCTGCAACGAGTATAAATATTTCTGTTCCGATCCAGGGCAGGAAACGGTCAAACGCGCGATCAGAGAGAACAACCTGACTGGCGTCGTGGTGGCGGCCTGCTCGCCGAGGATGCACGAAACGACCTTCCGCAAGGCGTGCGCCGAGGCGGGGCTCAATCCGTACATGCTCGAACTGGCCAACATCCGCGAGCAGTGCTCATGGGTGCATTCGGACAAGGATCAGGCCACCGAAAAAGCCATCGAGATCACCCGCTCGCTGGTCGAAAAGGTCAAACGCAACAACGAGCTGAAACCGATCTCCGTGCCGGTCACGCGCCGCGCTCTGGTCATCGGCGGCGGCATCGCGGGTATCCAGGCGGCGCTCGACATCGCCGGAGCCGGACGCGAGGTCATTCTCGTCGAGCGCGAGCCGTCCATCGGCGGGCACATGTCGCAGCTCTCCGAAACCTTCCCGACGCTCGACTGCTCGCAGTGTATTTTGACGCCGCGCATGGTTGAAGCGATACAGCATCCAAACATCAAGGTGCTGACGTATTCGGAGGTCGAAGAGGTTGACGGCTACATCGGCAACTTCAAGGTGAAGGTGCGCAAGAAGACGCGCTACGTCGATATGGACAAGTGCACCGGCTGCGGCGACTGCATCCAGAAGTGCCCGGTCAAGAAGATTCCGAGCGAATTCGAATGCGGCATCGGCAACCGCACGGCGATCTACACGCCATTCGCGCAGGCGGTGCCGAACGTACCGGTGATCGACAAGAACCGCTGCACCTACTTCAAGAACGGCAAGTGCAAAATCTGCCAGAAGACCTGCCAGATCGAGAACTGCATCGATTTCGAGATGCAGGACACCTTTGAGGAGTTCGAGATCGGCGCAATCGTAGTGGCCACCGGCTTCCAGATTCAGGACACCAGCGTTTATGGCGAGTACGGTTACGGCAAGTACAAAGACGTGATTACCGGCCTGAGCTTCGAGCGCCTCGCTTCGGCCAGCGGCCCGACCGGCGGCGTCATCAAGCGCCCCTCGGACGGCAAGGTGCCCGACACGATTGTGTTCATCCAGTGCGCCGGTTCGCGCGACCCGTCAAAGGGCGTCAAATACTGCTCCAAGATTTGCTGCATGTACACGGCCAAACACGCCATGCTCTACGCGCACAAACATCACGGCAGCAACAGCAAGATATTCTACATGGATATTCGCGCCGCGGGCAAGGGGTATGACGAGTTCACCCGCCGCGCCATCGAGGAGGATGAGGCCGAGTACCTGCGTGGCCGCGTCAGCAAGGTGTTCGAGGAGAACGGCAAGCTCATTGTACGTGGCGTCGATACGTTGCTCGGCAAGCCGGTCGAGGTAGCCGCCGACATGGTGGTGCTCGCCACAGCCATCGTGCCCCAGCCGGACGCGAAGGAGTTCGCCAAACGCATTGGCATCGGCTACGACGAGTACGGCTTCTACAACGAAGCGCACCTGAAGCTGCGCCCGGTCGAAACCGCCACCGCCGGCATCTACCTCTGCGGAGCGTGCCAGTCGCCCAAGGATATTCCCGACTCGGTCGCGCAGGCTTCAGCGGCGGCGGCCAAGGTACTCGGCCTGTTCAGCCGCGAGCAGCTCGAACGCGAGCCGGTAGTGGCTGCAGTCGGCGAATCAACCTGCGCCGGATGCTGGGGCTGCGTTTATGCCTGCCCGTACAACGCCATTGAGCAGAAAGAGATCAGGGACAGAAACGGAAACCTTGTCAAAGAGGTCGCCAGCGTCAATCCAGGCCTCTGCCAGGGATGCGGCACCTGCGTAACCTTCTGCCGATCGAACAGTATCGATCTGGCAGGATTCACTGAAAAGCAGATCTTCGCCGAAGTGATGGCTCTCTGA
- the mscL gene encoding large-conductance mechanosensitive channel protein MscL, with the protein MLKEFREFALKGNVVDMAVGIIIGGAFGALVNSLVNDLLMPPLGLLLKGVDFSNLFVVLKDGSQPGPYIALANAKSAGAVTLNYGLFVNALIGFLIMAFAVFLVMRSINRLRRMTEKSAAPAAAPQAKECPFCFSTIPLKAVRCPNCTSQL; encoded by the coding sequence ATGCTAAAAGAGTTCAGAGAATTTGCCCTCAAGGGCAATGTGGTTGATATGGCTGTTGGCATCATCATCGGCGGAGCCTTCGGCGCATTGGTCAATTCGCTGGTAAACGATCTCTTGATGCCGCCGCTCGGCCTTCTTCTGAAAGGGGTCGATTTTTCAAATCTTTTTGTCGTCCTGAAGGATGGCTCTCAACCGGGGCCCTACATCGCTTTGGCTAACGCCAAAAGCGCCGGGGCAGTGACGCTCAATTACGGTCTGTTCGTCAATGCGCTTATCGGCTTCCTGATTATGGCCTTTGCAGTGTTTCTCGTGATGCGGTCGATCAACCGGCTTCGACGCATGACTGAAAAATCAGCCGCTCCAGCCGCCGCACCTCAGGCCAAAGAGTGTCCGTTTTGCTTCTCGACCATTCCCCTCAAAGCTGTGCGGTGCCCGAATTGCACGTCGCAGTTGTAA
- a CDS encoding LL-diaminopimelate aminotransferase, with amino-acid sequence MFDEIEFDKIKRLPKYVFAAVNELKMAERRAGEDVIDFSMGNPDGPTPQHIIDKLVESVGKPKTHGYSVSKGIYKLRGAIGGWYRDKYNVDLDLDREVVVTMGSKEGYVHLVQAITNPGDLAIVPDPCYPIHSQAFILAGGNVHRMKLEMNEDYTLDEEAFFHNLETALRESSPKPKYLVVNFPNNPTTATVELPFYERLVDLARRERFYIISDIAYAEITFDGYVTPSILQVPGAKDVAVESYTLSKTYNMAGWRMGFMVGNAKLVGALEKIKSWLDYGTFTPIQVASTIALTGDQSCVREISEVYRKRRDVLISSFANAGWDIVSPKASMFVWARIPEQMRAMGSLEFSKKLLIEGKVAVSPGIGFGTYGDEYVRVAMIENEERIRQAARNIKRFLKNNAGQ; translated from the coding sequence ATGTTCGACGAGATAGAATTTGACAAGATCAAGAGACTTCCCAAATATGTGTTTGCCGCCGTTAACGAGCTGAAGATGGCCGAGCGCCGGGCAGGGGAGGATGTCATCGATTTTTCGATGGGCAATCCTGACGGACCGACACCCCAGCACATTATCGACAAGCTTGTCGAGAGCGTTGGCAAGCCCAAGACGCATGGCTATTCAGTTTCGAAAGGTATTTACAAGTTGCGCGGCGCTATCGGCGGCTGGTATCGCGACAAGTACAACGTCGATCTCGATCTCGACCGTGAGGTCGTGGTGACGATGGGTTCCAAAGAGGGGTATGTCCACCTCGTCCAGGCGATCACCAACCCCGGCGATCTGGCCATCGTGCCCGATCCGTGCTATCCGATTCACTCGCAGGCGTTCATTCTCGCTGGTGGCAACGTGCATCGCATGAAGCTGGAGATGAACGAGGACTACACGCTCGACGAGGAGGCCTTTTTCCACAACCTCGAAACCGCGCTTCGTGAATCGTCGCCCAAGCCGAAGTACCTCGTGGTCAACTTTCCGAACAATCCGACCACGGCCACCGTCGAGCTGCCATTCTACGAGCGCCTGGTCGATCTAGCGCGTCGCGAGCGATTTTACATCATCAGCGACATCGCCTATGCCGAAATTACCTTCGACGGCTATGTGACTCCCTCCATTCTTCAGGTGCCAGGAGCGAAAGATGTGGCGGTCGAAAGCTACACGCTTTCGAAGACCTACAACATGGCCGGCTGGCGCATGGGCTTCATGGTCGGCAACGCCAAGCTTGTCGGTGCGCTCGAAAAGATCAAGAGTTGGCTCGACTACGGCACCTTCACGCCGATCCAGGTCGCCTCGACCATCGCGCTCACTGGCGACCAGAGCTGCGTCCGCGAGATCAGCGAGGTGTATCGCAAGCGGCGTGACGTACTCATTTCAAGCTTCGCCAACGCAGGCTGGGATATTGTTTCCCCGAAGGCCTCGATGTTCGTCTGGGCGAGAATTCCCGAACAGATGCGTGCTATGGGTAGCCTCGAATTCAGTAAAAAGCTGCTCATCGAAGGCAAGGTTGCGGTCAGTCCCGGTATCGGCTTCGGCACCTACGGTGACGAATACGTCCGCGTGGCGATGATCGAGAACGAAGAGCGAATCCGTCAGGCTGCGAGGAATATCAAGCGCTTTTTGAAGAATAACGCCGGGCAGTGA